In the genome of Vicia villosa cultivar HV-30 ecotype Madison, WI unplaced genomic scaffold, Vvil1.0 ctg.001235F_1_1_3, whole genome shotgun sequence, one region contains:
- the LOC131634125 gene encoding scopoletin 8-hydroxylase-like, giving the protein MAQISNSSDSLYNFVVKDGNGIKGLVDSGLSEVPKIYIQPINNRINKLNSKPCEIQPIDLSKLNGPEHEKVVDEIVRAAETLGFFQVVNHCVPPELLESLKDSAHSFFNLPPEEKVIYRNSASNTRYKTSFVPELEKVLEWKDYINMVYSCDEDALQHWPNICKEVALEYLKLSSKIARDLLKILIDKLGVKLDDSKMESLIGTKMVNMNYYPACPYPELTAGTVRHSDSGTITILLQDGIGGLHVKSEDESNDEKEVWLEIPPIQEALVINVGDALEVLSNGKYKSAEHRVLTTSTQSRVSVPMFSLPMFTERIGPFPELVKKDGFAGYRDVLWQDYMDNYFRSSHDGKKTLEFATINST; this is encoded by the exons ATGGCACAAATTTCCAACTCCTCAGATTCATTGTACAACTTTGTTGTAAAAGATGGAAATGGGATCAAAGGTTTAGTTGACTCAGGTTTATCAGAGGTtccaaaaatatacatacaacccATAAACAACAGAATCAACAAACTAAACTCAAAACCATGTGAAATTCAACCTATTGATTTATCAAAACTCAATGGGCCAGAACATGAAAAAGTGGTGGATGAAATTGTTAGAGCTGCTGAGACACTTGGATTCTTTCAAGTAGTGAATCATTGTGTTCCTCCCGAGTTGTTGGAATCACTTAAAGATTCAGCACACTCTTTCTTCAACTTGCCACCAGAGGAGAAAGTTATTTACCGCAATAGTGCGAGTAATACGAGATATAAAACTAGCTTTGTACCTGAGTTAGAAAAAGTGTTGGAATGGAAAGATTATATCAATATGGTTTATAGTTGTGATGAAGATGCTCTTCAACATTGGCCTAATATATGCAA GGAAGTTGCACTTGAATATTTGAAGTTATCATCCAAGATAGCGAGAgacttattaaaaatattaattgataAACTTGGAGTGAAACTAGATGATTCAAAAATGGAGAGTCTTATTGGTACGAAGATGGTTAACATGAACTACTATCCAGCATGTCCATATCCAGAACTCACCGCCGGTACAGTGCGTCACTCAGACTCCGGAACTATCACAATTCTTCTTCAAGATGGAATTGGTGGATTGCATGTTAAATCAGAAGATGAGAGTAATGATGAAAAAGAAGTGTGGCTTGAAATTCCTCCAATCCAGGAAGCTTTAGTCATCAATGTTGGTGATGCTTTAGAG GTACTTAGCAATGGAAAATATAAAAGTGCTGAACATAGAGTACTGACAACTTCCACACAATCAAGAGTATCAGTTCCAATGTTCAGTCTTCCTATGTTTACTGAGAGGATTGGCCCATTTCCAGAATTGGTGAAGAAAGATGGATTTGCTGGTTATAGAGATGTCTTGTGGCAGGATTATATGGACAACTACTTTAGGAGTTCTCATGATGGAAAAAAGACTCTTGAGTTTGCAACAATCAACTCTACTTAA
- the LOC131634124 gene encoding scopoletin 8-hydroxylase-like, with protein MAQISNSSDSLYNFVVKDGNGIKGLVDSGLSEVPKIYIQPINNRINKLNSKPCEIQPIDLSKLNGPEHEKVVDEIVRAAETLGFFQVVNHCVPPELLESLKDSAHSFFNLPPEEKVIYRNSASNTRYKTSFVPELEKVLEWKDYINMVYSCDEGALQHWPNICKEVALEYLKLSSKIARDLLKILIDKLGVKLDESKMESLIGTKMVNMNYYPACPNPELTAGTVRHSDSGTITILLQDGIGGLHVKSEDESNDEKEVWLEIPPIQEALVINVGDALEVLSNGKYKSAEHRVLTTSTQSRVSVPMFSLPMFIERIGPFPELVKKDGFAGYRDVLWQDYMDNYFRSSHDGKKTLDFAKINST; from the exons ATGGCACAAATTTCCAACTCCTCGGATTCATTGTACAACTTTGTTGTAAAAGATGGAAATGGGATCAAAGGTTTAGTTGACTCAGGTTTATCAGAGGTtccaaaaatatacatacaacccATAAACAACAGAATCAACAAACTAAACTCAAAACCATGTGAAATTCAACCTATTGATTTATCAAAACTCAATGGGCCAGAACATGAAAAAGTGGTGGATGAAATTGTTAGAGCTGCTGAGACACTTGGATTCTTTCAAGTAGTGAATCATTGTGTTCCTCCCGAGTTGTTGGAATCACTTAAAGATTCAGCACACTCTTTCTTCAACTTGCCACCAGAGGAGAAAGTTATTTACCGCAATAGTGCGAGTAATACGAGATATAAAACTAGCTTTGTACCTGAGTTAGAAAAAGTGTTGGAATGGAAAGATTATATCAATATGGTTTATAGTTGTGATGAAGGTGCTCTTCAACATTGGCCTAATATATGCAA GGAAGTTGCACTTGAATATTTGAAGTTATCATCCAAGATAGCGAGAgacttattaaaaatattaattgataAACTTGGAGTGAAACTAGATGAGTCAAAAATGGAGAGTCTTATTGGTACAAAGATGGTTAACATGAACTACTATCCAGCATGTCCAAATCCAGAACTCACCGCCGGTACAGTGCGTCACTCAGACTCAGGAACTATCACAATTCTTCTTCAAGATGGAATTGGTGGATTGCATGTTAAATCAGAAGATGAGAGTAATGATGAAAAAGAAGTGTGGCTTGAAATTCCTCCAATCCAGGAAGCTTTAGTCATCAATGTTGGTGATGCTTTAGAG GTACTTAGCAATGGAAAATATAAAAGTGCTGAACATAGAGTACTGACAACTTCCACACAATCAAGAGTATCAGTTCCAATGTTCAGTCTTCCTATGTTTATTGAGAGGATTGGCCCATTTCCAGAATTGGTGAAGAAAGATGGATTTGCTGGTTATAGAGATGTCTTGTGGCAGGATTATATGGACAACTACTTTAGGAGTTCTCATGATGGAAAAAAGACTCTTGATTTTGCAAAAATCAACTCTACTTAA